A genomic window from Ruminiclostridium cellulolyticum H10 includes:
- the tnpB gene encoding IS66 family insertion sequence element accessory protein TnpB (TnpB, as the term is used for proteins encoded by IS66 family insertion elements, is considered an accessory protein, since TnpC, encoded by a neighboring gene, is a DDE family transposase.), protein MLGDISKAEDIYIVCGYSDMRKSIDGFAAIIKGTFGMDPFSPSLFLFCGKRRDRLKALYWEGDGFVLLYKRLENGSFKWPRTPEQARRLTMQEFRWLMDGLAIDQPKAIREAKQGDIY, encoded by the coding sequence ATGTTAGGCGATATTTCAAAAGCAGAAGACATTTACATTGTATGTGGTTACTCTGATATGCGCAAGTCAATCGACGGATTCGCCGCCATCATAAAGGGAACTTTTGGTATGGATCCGTTTTCACCGAGCCTGTTTTTGTTCTGCGGTAAAAGAAGGGATCGGTTAAAAGCTCTCTATTGGGAAGGGGACGGTTTTGTCCTGCTGTACAAGCGTCTGGAGAACGGGAGCTTCAAATGGCCTCGGACACCAGAGCAGGCAAGACGTCTTACAATGCAGGAATTTCGGTGGCTTATGGATGGCTTGGCTATTGATCAACCTAAGGCAATCCGGGAAGCGAAACAGGGTGATATCTATTGA
- the tnpA gene encoding IS66 family insertion sequence element accessory protein TnpA: MDKITDTKTEFRLKQWTQIVQTCQASGMTAVSWCNQNNVNIKSYYYWLRRIRTLTIENGPLELQSKGQQIVPVSFRQTAAVTIHINSVSIDIPDGTSKDTIAAVLSALKTIC, translated from the coding sequence ATGGATAAAATAACAGATACTAAAACTGAATTTAGACTCAAGCAGTGGACTCAGATAGTCCAGACGTGCCAAGCCAGTGGAATGACGGCTGTCAGTTGGTGTAATCAGAACAATGTAAATATCAAATCATATTACTATTGGTTACGCAGAATCCGCACTCTGACTATCGAAAATGGACCTCTTGAGCTTCAAAGTAAAGGACAGCAGATTGTACCCGTATCTTTCCGGCAGACAGCAGCAGTTACAATTCATATTAATTCCGTTTCTATAGATATCCCTGATGGAACTTCCAAAGATACAATTGCGGCAGTTCTGTCGGCATTGAAGACCATATGTTAG